Proteins from one Bacteroides zhangwenhongii genomic window:
- the atpB gene encoding F0F1 ATP synthase subunit A, giving the protein MKQLHNIMAPLILFCLMMVSGLPGFAQEQGEATSQVQDVITPKEEQENTVDVKEIVFGHIGDSYEWHITTWGKTHITIPLPIIVYSNSTGWHVFLSSRLEENGGTYEGLSIAPEGSKYEGKLVEYNAAGEQVRPWDISITKVTFALLFNSVLLLVIVLSVAHWYRKRPQGAKAPGGFVGFMEMFIMMVNDDIIKSCVGPNYRKFAPYLLTAFFFIFINNMMGLIPFFPGGANVTGNIAITMVLAVCTFLAVNIFGTKHYWKDIFWPDVPWWLKVPVPMMPFIEFFGIFTKPFALMIRLFANMLAGHMAMLVLTCLIFISASMGPALNGTLTVASVLFNIFMNALELLVAFIQAYVFTMLSAVFIGLAQEGAKVKAEEK; this is encoded by the coding sequence ATGAAACAGTTGCATAACATAATGGCTCCGTTGATATTGTTCTGCCTGATGATGGTGTCCGGTCTGCCCGGCTTTGCACAAGAGCAGGGAGAAGCGACTTCACAGGTGCAGGATGTGATTACTCCGAAAGAGGAACAGGAGAATACGGTGGACGTGAAAGAAATCGTATTCGGACATATCGGAGACTCTTACGAATGGCATATTACCACGTGGGGTAAAACGCACATTACTATACCATTACCTATTATTGTTTATAGTAATAGTACAGGCTGGCATGTGTTCCTTTCTTCTCGTCTCGAAGAGAACGGAGGCACGTATGAGGGGCTTTCGATAGCTCCGGAAGGAAGTAAGTACGAGGGCAAACTGGTGGAATACAATGCGGCGGGCGAACAAGTCCGTCCTTGGGATATATCCATTACGAAAGTTACGTTCGCCTTACTGTTCAATAGCGTATTGTTGCTGGTAATCGTCTTGAGTGTGGCGCACTGGTACAGAAAACGTCCGCAGGGAGCCAAAGCTCCGGGTGGATTTGTCGGATTCATGGAAATGTTCATTATGATGGTGAATGACGACATTATTAAAAGCTGTGTCGGTCCTAATTACCGGAAATTTGCCCCCTATCTGCTGACGGCATTCTTTTTCATCTTTATCAATAATATGATGGGACTGATTCCGTTCTTTCCCGGAGGTGCGAATGTGACGGGAAATATTGCTATCACAATGGTACTTGCCGTATGCACGTTTCTGGCGGTCAACATTTTCGGAACGAAGCATTACTGGAAAGATATATTCTGGCCTGATGTTCCTTGGTGGCTGAAAGTGCCTGTGCCGATGATGCCGTTTATCGAGTTCTTCGGGATCTTTACAAAACCGTTTGCTTTGATGATCCGTCTTTTTGCCAATATGCTGGCGGGACACATGGCAATGTTGGTGCTTACTTGCTTGATATTTATCTCGGCAAGTATGGGACCTGCCTTGAACGGCACGCTGACAGTAGCCTCCGTATTGTTCAACATCTTTATGAATGCGCTTGAATTGTTGGTCGCTTTCATCCAGGCATACGTATTCACCATGTTGTCGGCTGTGTTTATCGGGTTGGCGCAGGAAGGAGCCAAAGTGAAAGCGGAAGAGAAATAA
- a CDS encoding acyltransferase family protein, giving the protein MSNISASAFSDTKAHYELLDGLRGVAALMVIWYHVFEGFAFAGNSAIETLNHGYLAVDFFFILSGFVIGYAYDDRWGKSLTMKDFFKRRLIRLHPMVVLGAVLGAITFCIQGSVQWDGTHVAISMVMLSLLCTIFFIPAMPGAGYEVRGNGEMFPLNGPCWSLFFEYIGNILYALFIRRLSNKALAVMVVLLGVALTLFAIFDVSTYGNIGVGWTLDGVNFLGGLLRMLFPFSLGMLLSRNFKPVKVKGAFWICTLILIALFFVPYLEGAEPVCTNGVYEAFCIVVAFPILVWLGASGSTTDKQSTQICKFLGDISYPIYVIHYPLMYLFYAWLIKNQLYTLGETWQVALCVYALCIVLAYLSLKFYDEPLRKYLAKRFLSKKR; this is encoded by the coding sequence ATGTCGAACATTTCTGCTTCAGCCTTTTCAGATACCAAGGCTCATTATGAACTTCTTGACGGACTTCGCGGTGTGGCAGCTCTTATGGTGATATGGTATCACGTATTCGAGGGCTTCGCTTTTGCCGGTAATAGTGCTATTGAAACTCTGAATCACGGATATTTAGCCGTGGATTTCTTTTTTATCCTTTCGGGTTTTGTGATCGGTTACGCTTACGACGACCGTTGGGGTAAGAGTCTCACCATGAAAGATTTCTTTAAACGCCGATTGATACGTCTTCATCCTATGGTTGTTCTGGGGGCTGTTCTGGGAGCTATCACGTTCTGCATTCAGGGTTCTGTGCAATGGGATGGAACGCACGTTGCCATATCCATGGTGATGCTGTCTCTTCTTTGCACGATATTTTTCATTCCTGCCATGCCGGGTGCGGGCTATGAGGTTCGTGGCAATGGCGAGATGTTTCCGTTGAATGGTCCGTGCTGGTCGTTGTTTTTCGAGTATATAGGCAATATCCTTTATGCGTTATTCATTCGCCGTCTGTCTAATAAAGCGTTGGCTGTGATGGTGGTATTGCTGGGAGTGGCGTTGACGTTGTTCGCCATCTTCGATGTCTCCACTTATGGAAACATTGGGGTAGGGTGGACGCTGGATGGCGTAAACTTTCTGGGCGGATTATTGAGAATGCTTTTCCCTTTCTCTTTGGGTATGCTTTTATCCCGCAATTTCAAACCTGTGAAAGTGAAAGGTGCTTTCTGGATATGTACCCTTATATTGATTGCCCTGTTTTTCGTTCCTTATTTGGAGGGTGCAGAGCCGGTTTGTACGAACGGTGTGTATGAAGCGTTTTGTATTGTCGTTGCTTTCCCTATCCTTGTGTGGTTGGGTGCGTCGGGAAGTACGACGGATAAGCAGTCAACGCAGATATGTAAGTTCTTGGGAGATATATCTTATCCGATCTACGTGATACACTATCCGTTGATGTATCTGTTCTATGCATGGCTGATTAAGAATCAACTCTATACGCTGGGTGAGACTTGGCAGGTAGCTTTATGTGTTTATGCATTGTGCATTGTACTGGCTTATCTAAGCTTGAAATTCTATGACGAACCTTTACGCAAGTATTTGGCAAAGCGTTTTTTGAGCAAGAAACGATAG
- a CDS encoding Crp/Fnr family transcriptional regulator has product MENIIRKIKQIYPVSDEALQALQANMELRYYPKDTRIVQSGVTDRLVYFIEEGITRSVFHHNGEDTTTWFSQEGDVTFGMDSLYYQQPSVESVETLSDCKIYVIHIDKLNVLYETYIDIANWGRILHQNVNKELSHMFVERLQLSPKERYEQFNRRYPGLINRVKLKYVAAFLGISIYTLSRVRAKK; this is encoded by the coding sequence ATGGAAAATATCATTCGTAAAATCAAGCAAATCTATCCGGTTTCCGACGAAGCACTTCAAGCGCTTCAGGCGAATATGGAATTAAGGTATTATCCCAAAGATACCCGTATCGTTCAGTCAGGTGTCACAGACCGTCTGGTTTATTTTATTGAAGAGGGTATCACCCGTTCCGTATTCCACCACAACGGAGAGGATACCACTACGTGGTTCAGTCAGGAGGGCGACGTAACGTTCGGCATGGATTCGCTCTACTATCAGCAACCATCGGTAGAAAGCGTTGAAACGCTTTCCGATTGCAAAATCTACGTCATCCACATCGACAAGCTGAATGTCCTTTACGAAACATATATCGACATAGCCAACTGGGGAAGAATCTTGCATCAGAATGTGAATAAGGAGCTTAGCCATATGTTTGTGGAGCGCCTTCAACTTTCGCCCAAAGAACGTTACGAACAGTTCAACCGCCGCTATCCCGGACTGATAAACCGAGTGAAACTGAAATATGTGGCTGCCTTTCTGGGCATTTCCATCTATACCCTTAGCCGGGTACGTGCTAAAAAATAG
- the atpD gene encoding F0F1 ATP synthase subunit beta, whose amino-acid sequence MSQIIGHISQVIGPVVDVYFEGTDAEMVLPSIHDALEIKRPNGKILIVEVQQHIGENTVRTVAMDSTDGLQRGLKVYPTGGPITMPIGEQIKGRLMNVVGDSIDGMKGLDRKGAYSIHRDPPKFEDLTTVQEVLFTGIKVIDLLEPYAKGGKIGLFGGAGVGKTVLIQELINNIAKKHNGFSVFAGVGERTREGNDLLREMIESGVIRYGEAFKEGMEKGHWDLSKVDYNELEKSQVSLVFGQMNEPPGARASVALSGLTVAESFRDAGKEGEKRDILFFIDNIFRFTQAGSEVSALLGRMPSAVGYQPTLATEMGAMQERITSTRKGSITSVQAVYVPADDLTDPAPATTFSHLDATTVLDRKITELGIYPAVDPLASTSRILDPHIVGQEHYDVAQRVKQILQRNKELQDIISILGMEELSEEDKTVVNRARRVQRFLSQPFAVAEQFTGVPGVMVTIEDTIKGFKMILDGEVDYLPEQAFLNVGTIEEAIEKGKKLLEQAKK is encoded by the coding sequence ATGTCACAGATTATCGGACATATCTCGCAGGTGATCGGCCCTGTGGTCGATGTGTACTTTGAAGGTACGGATGCAGAAATGGTGTTACCAAGCATTCATGATGCATTGGAGATAAAGAGGCCAAACGGCAAAATACTGATTGTAGAGGTTCAGCAGCATATCGGTGAAAATACGGTACGTACCGTAGCAATGGACAGTACCGATGGGCTTCAACGCGGCTTAAAGGTATATCCCACCGGAGGTCCTATCACAATGCCGATTGGCGAACAGATTAAAGGACGATTGATGAATGTAGTCGGTGATTCTATTGATGGTATGAAAGGACTCGACCGCAAAGGTGCATATTCCATTCACCGCGACCCCCCTAAGTTTGAAGATTTGACAACTGTGCAGGAAGTACTCTTCACAGGTATCAAGGTAATCGACCTGCTCGAACCGTATGCCAAAGGTGGTAAGATAGGTTTGTTTGGCGGTGCTGGTGTAGGAAAAACTGTATTGATTCAGGAACTTATCAATAACATAGCCAAAAAGCACAACGGCTTTTCTGTATTTGCCGGAGTAGGTGAACGTACCCGTGAAGGTAATGACTTGCTGCGCGAGATGATCGAATCGGGCGTTATCCGTTACGGTGAAGCGTTCAAGGAAGGTATGGAGAAAGGTCACTGGGATCTTTCAAAAGTCGATTATAACGAGTTGGAGAAATCGCAGGTATCTTTGGTATTCGGTCAGATGAATGAACCGCCGGGCGCACGTGCTTCCGTTGCATTGTCCGGACTGACGGTAGCGGAATCATTCCGTGATGCCGGAAAAGAAGGCGAGAAGCGTGATATCCTGTTTTTTATAGATAATATTTTCCGTTTTACGCAGGCCGGTTCGGAAGTATCCGCTCTTTTGGGACGTATGCCTTCCGCCGTTGGTTACCAACCGACATTGGCTACGGAAATGGGTGCCATGCAAGAACGTATCACTTCTACCCGTAAAGGTTCTATTACTTCTGTACAGGCTGTATATGTGCCTGCCGATGACTTGACAGACCCGGCTCCTGCAACTACTTTCAGCCATTTGGACGCGACGACCGTGCTCGACCGTAAGATTACAGAGCTTGGTATTTATCCGGCTGTAGACCCATTGGCTTCTACATCCCGTATCCTCGATCCGCATATTGTCGGTCAGGAACATTACGATGTAGCGCAACGGGTAAAGCAGATTCTCCAGCGTAATAAGGAACTACAGGATATAATCTCCATACTTGGTATGGAAGAACTGTCGGAAGAGGACAAGACGGTCGTGAACCGTGCCCGCCGTGTGCAGCGCTTCTTGTCGCAGCCGTTTGCCGTAGCCGAGCAGTTTACGGGTGTACCGGGCGTAATGGTGACGATCGAAGATACGATTAAAGGCTTTAAGATGATTTTGGATGGCGAGGTTGATTATCTCCCCGAACAGGCATTCTTGAATGTCGGAACAATCGAGGAAGCGATAGAGAAAGGTAAGAAACTGCTGGAACAGGCAAAGAAATAA
- the atpA gene encoding F0F1 ATP synthase subunit alpha, with the protein MSENIRVSEVSDILRKQLEGINANVQLDEIGTVLQVSDGVVRIYGLRNAEANELLEFDNGIKAIVMNLEEDNVGAVLLGPTDRIKEGFIVKRTKRIASIRVGEGMLGRVIDPLGEPLDGKGLVGGELYDMPLERKAPGVIYRQPVNQPLQTGLKAVDAMIPIGRGQRELIIGDRQTGKTAIAIDAIINQRSNFLAGDPVYCIYVAIGQKGSTVASIVNTLRENGALDYTIVVAATAGDPAALQYYAPFAGAAIGEYFRDTGRHALVVYDDLSKQAVAYREVSLILRRPSGREAYPGDIFYLHSRLLERAAKIISQEEVAREMNDLPDSLKDIVKGGGSLTALPIIETQAGDVSAYIPTNVISITDGQIFLETDLFNQGVRPAINVGISVSRVGGNAQIKAMKKVAGTLKIDQAQYRELEAFSKFSSDMDPITALTIDKGRKNAQLLIQPQYSPMPVEQQIAILYCGTHGLLHDVPLDKVQDFERSFIESLQLNHQQDVLDVLKTGVIDDSVTNAIEETAAMVAKQYL; encoded by the coding sequence ATGTCTGAAAATATAAGAGTAAGCGAAGTATCCGATATATTGCGCAAGCAGCTCGAAGGGATTAATGCCAATGTGCAGCTTGACGAAATCGGTACGGTGCTTCAGGTGAGCGACGGTGTAGTCCGTATCTATGGACTGCGGAACGCCGAAGCGAATGAATTGCTGGAGTTCGACAATGGTATCAAAGCAATCGTGATGAATCTCGAAGAGGACAACGTGGGTGCTGTACTACTGGGTCCGACGGACAGAATCAAAGAAGGGTTTATTGTGAAACGTACGAAACGCATCGCCTCCATTCGTGTAGGCGAGGGGATGTTGGGACGTGTCATCGACCCGTTGGGTGAACCGCTCGACGGCAAAGGGCTGGTTGGCGGTGAACTTTATGATATGCCGTTGGAACGGAAAGCTCCGGGAGTAATTTACCGTCAGCCTGTCAATCAGCCATTACAGACCGGATTGAAGGCAGTTGATGCCATGATTCCTATCGGGCGTGGTCAACGTGAGTTGATTATCGGTGACCGTCAGACGGGAAAGACGGCTATTGCGATTGATGCGATCATCAATCAGCGTAGCAATTTTCTGGCAGGTGACCCTGTATACTGCATCTATGTGGCAATCGGGCAGAAAGGTTCTACAGTCGCTTCTATCGTAAATACACTTCGTGAGAATGGAGCGTTGGACTATACGATTGTAGTAGCCGCTACAGCCGGCGACCCGGCCGCGCTACAATACTATGCGCCATTTGCGGGTGCAGCCATAGGTGAGTATTTCCGTGATACCGGCCGTCATGCGCTGGTTGTGTATGATGACCTTTCCAAGCAGGCGGTAGCTTATCGTGAGGTATCTCTGATTCTCCGCCGTCCGTCGGGACGTGAAGCGTATCCGGGTGACATCTTCTATCTGCATTCCCGTTTGTTGGAACGTGCGGCGAAGATTATCAGTCAGGAAGAAGTGGCGCGCGAAATGAATGACTTGCCGGACAGCTTGAAGGATATAGTCAAAGGAGGAGGTTCCCTTACCGCATTGCCTATCATCGAGACACAGGCAGGAGACGTTTCGGCCTATATCCCGACGAATGTGATTTCCATCACTGACGGACAGATCTTCCTCGAAACCGATCTCTTTAATCAGGGTGTCCGTCCGGCTATCAATGTGGGTATCTCCGTATCTCGTGTAGGTGGTAACGCACAGATTAAGGCCATGAAGAAGGTAGCCGGAACATTGAAGATTGACCAAGCCCAATATCGTGAGCTGGAAGCTTTCTCTAAGTTCAGCAGTGATATGGATCCGATTACCGCCTTGACGATCGATAAGGGACGTAAGAACGCCCAACTTTTGATTCAACCTCAATACAGCCCAATGCCCGTAGAACAGCAGATTGCTATTCTCTATTGCGGTACGCACGGACTTCTTCATGATGTCCCATTGGATAAGGTACAGGACTTTGAACGTAGCTTCATCGAATCTCTGCAACTGAATCACCAGCAGGATGTGTTGGATGTCTTAAAGACAGGCGTTATCGACGATAGTGTAACCAATGCCATCGAGGAAACCGCCGCTATGGTTGCCAAACAATACTTATAG
- the atpF gene encoding F0F1 ATP synthase subunit B has protein sequence MSLLLPDSGLLFWMFLSFGIVFVILAKYGFPVIIKMVEGRKTYIDQSLEVAREANAQLSRLKEEGDALVAAANKEQGRILREAMEERDKIVHEARKQAEIAAQKELDAVKQQIQIEKDEAIRDIRRQVAVLSVDIAEKVLRKNLADKEAQMGMIDRMLDEVLTPNKN, from the coding sequence ATGTCATTACTATTACCTGATAGTGGCCTGTTGTTCTGGATGTTCCTCTCATTCGGGATTGTGTTCGTGATATTGGCGAAATACGGCTTCCCCGTCATTATAAAAATGGTGGAAGGCCGTAAAACCTATATCGACCAGTCTTTGGAGGTGGCGAGGGAAGCCAATGCACAGTTGTCCAGACTGAAAGAAGAGGGCGACGCGTTGGTGGCTGCTGCCAACAAGGAACAAGGACGCATCTTGAGGGAAGCAATGGAAGAACGTGACAAAATTGTTCACGAGGCCCGTAAGCAAGCCGAGATAGCCGCACAAAAAGAACTTGATGCGGTGAAGCAACAAATCCAGATAGAGAAAGACGAGGCTATCCGCGACATCCGTCGTCAGGTGGCTGTCCTTTCGGTGGACATTGCCGAGAAAGTGCTCCGCAAGAATCTTGCAGATAAGGAAGCACAGATGGGGATGATCGACCGTATGTTGGATGAAGTATTAACCCCGAATAAGAACTAA
- the atpC gene encoding ATP synthase F1 subunit epsilon translates to MKELHLSIVSPEKSIFDGDVKIVTLPGTLGSFSILPGHAPIVSSLQAGTLSYTTMEGEERTIDIQGGFVELSDGTVSACIS, encoded by the coding sequence ATGAAAGAACTGCATTTGAGTATAGTATCGCCCGAAAAGAGTATATTCGACGGAGATGTGAAGATTGTCACATTGCCGGGTACGCTTGGTTCGTTTTCTATTCTTCCCGGACATGCGCCTATCGTCTCGTCATTGCAAGCGGGTACGTTGAGTTACACGACGATGGAAGGCGAGGAGCGTACGATAGATATTCAGGGTGGTTTTGTCGAACTGAGTGACGGTACGGTTTCCGCTTGCATCTCTTGA
- the purT gene encoding formate-dependent phosphoribosylglycinamide formyltransferase, translating into MKKILLLGSGELGKEFVISAQRKGQHIIACDSYAGAPAMQVADEFEIFDMLNGEELERVVKKHRPDIIVPEIEAIRTERLYDFEKEGIQVVPSARAVNFTMNRKAIRDLAAQELGLKTAKYFYAKTLEELKEAADKIGFPCVVKPLMSSSGKGQSLVKSADELEHAWEYGCSGSRGDIRELIIEEFIKFDSEITLLTVTQKNGPTLFCPPIGHVQKGGDYRESFQPAHIDPAHLKEAEEMAEKVTRALTGAGLWGVEFFLSHENGVYFSELSPRPHDTGMVTLAGTQNLNEFELHLRAVLGLPIPGIKQERIGASAVILSPIASQERPQYRGMEEVTKEEDTYLRIFGKPFTRVNRRMGVVLCYAPLNADLDALRDKAKRIAEKVEVY; encoded by the coding sequence ATGAAGAAAATACTGTTACTCGGTTCCGGCGAACTAGGAAAAGAATTTGTAATTTCAGCTCAACGTAAAGGCCAGCACATCATTGCTTGCGACTCCTATGCAGGAGCACCGGCTATGCAAGTGGCCGATGAATTTGAAATATTCGATATGTTGAACGGTGAAGAATTGGAACGCGTGGTGAAGAAGCACCGTCCGGACATTATCGTTCCGGAGATTGAAGCAATCCGCACAGAACGTTTATACGACTTCGAAAAAGAAGGCATTCAGGTAGTTCCCAGTGCTCGTGCCGTGAACTTCACCATGAACCGTAAAGCCATTCGCGACCTTGCCGCCCAAGAACTCGGACTGAAAACAGCCAAATACTTCTATGCCAAAACCCTGGAAGAACTGAAAGAAGCTGCCGATAAAATCGGTTTCCCTTGTGTCGTTAAACCGTTGATGTCTTCTTCCGGCAAAGGACAATCGCTTGTGAAGAGTGCCGACGAACTCGAACACGCCTGGGAATACGGATGCAGTGGCAGCCGTGGCGATATCCGTGAGCTTATCATTGAAGAATTTATCAAGTTCGACAGCGAAATCACCCTGCTCACCGTTACCCAAAAGAATGGTCCTACCCTCTTCTGCCCTCCCATCGGACACGTGCAGAAAGGTGGCGACTATCGTGAAAGTTTCCAGCCTGCACACATTGATCCCGCCCATTTGAAAGAAGCGGAAGAGATGGCCGAAAAAGTAACCCGTGCATTGACAGGCGCAGGACTTTGGGGAGTTGAGTTCTTCCTAAGCCACGAGAACGGAGTTTATTTCTCCGAACTTTCTCCTCGTCCGCATGACACTGGTATGGTGACATTGGCGGGTACACAAAACCTGAATGAGTTCGAGCTACATTTACGTGCCGTACTCGGTCTGCCTATTCCCGGCATCAAACAAGAACGGATAGGCGCAAGCGCTGTGATCCTTTCCCCGATTGCCAGCCAGGAACGCCCGCAATATCGTGGCATGGAAGAAGTGACGAAAGAAGAAGATACCTACCTCCGCATATTCGGCAAACCGTTTACCCGTGTCAACCGCCGCATGGGAGTAGTGCTTTGCTATGCTCCGCTGAATGCCGACTTGGATGCCCTGCGTGATAAGGCCAAGAGAATTGCCGAGAAAGTAGAGGTTTATTAA
- a CDS encoding F0F1 ATP synthase subunit delta gives MEVGILSMRYAKAMIEYVQEKGVEDRVYQEFLTLSHSFCAQPGLREALDNPVIATKEKLALVCTAADGEGTSTREFIRFITLVLKNRREGYLQFISLMYLDLYRKLKHIGVGKLITAVDVDKTTSDRIRSAAAHILHAQMELETVVDPSIEGGFIFDINDYRLDASVATQLKRVKQQFIDKNRRIV, from the coding sequence ATGGAAGTCGGAATACTCTCAATGCGTTATGCAAAAGCGATGATCGAATACGTGCAGGAAAAAGGAGTGGAAGACAGGGTATATCAGGAATTCCTCACTCTGTCCCACAGCTTTTGTGCACAACCCGGACTGCGTGAGGCACTTGATAATCCGGTCATTGCGACTAAGGAGAAATTAGCGTTGGTTTGTACGGCTGCCGATGGTGAAGGTACATCAACCAGAGAGTTTATCCGTTTTATCACTTTGGTATTAAAAAACAGGCGTGAAGGTTATCTGCAATTTATCAGCCTGATGTACCTGGACCTGTACCGGAAGTTGAAACATATCGGAGTCGGAAAACTGATTACGGCTGTTGACGTTGATAAAACGACATCGGATCGGATTCGTTCTGCGGCAGCGCATATCCTGCATGCGCAGATGGAGTTGGAAACGGTAGTAGACCCGTCCATTGAGGGTGGATTTATTTTCGATATCAACGATTACCGTTTGGATGCGAGCGTTGCTACGCAGTTAAAGCGAGTGAAACAACAATTTATTGATAAGAATAGGAGAATTGTATAA
- the atpE gene encoding ATP synthase F0 subunit C, with product MLLSVLLQATAAAVGVSKLGAAIGAGLAVIGAGLGIGKIGGSAMEAIARQPEASGDIRMNMIIAAALIEGVALLAVVVCLLVFFL from the coding sequence ATGTTACTATCAGTATTGTTACAAGCCACTGCAGCAGCAGTAGGAGTAAGTAAATTAGGTGCAGCTATCGGTGCAGGTCTTGCAGTAATCGGAGCTGGTTTGGGTATTGGTAAAATTGGTGGTTCGGCAATGGAAGCTATCGCACGCCAGCCGGAAGCCTCAGGTGACATTCGTATGAATATGATTATCGCCGCCGCTTTGATTGAAGGTGTGGCACTGTTGGCGGTAGTTGTTTGTCTATTGGTATTCTTCCTCTAA